A part of Rhodamnia argentea isolate NSW1041297 chromosome 8, ASM2092103v1, whole genome shotgun sequence genomic DNA contains:
- the LOC125316386 gene encoding dolichyl-diphosphooligosaccharide--protein glycosyltransferase subunit 4A, with translation MIDDQDLGFFANFLGIFIFLLVIGYHFVMADPKYEGN, from the coding sequence ATGATTGATGATCAGGACCTCGGCTTTTTTGCCAACTTTCTTGGTATTTTCATCTTTCTCCTGGTAATAGGGTACCATTTTGTGATGGCTGACCCAAAATATGAAGGCAACTGA
- the LOC115726144 gene encoding CASP-like protein 4C2, translated as MRSPHHHSPRNGDATPPPHHHHHRQYQSTVSVQKLRRFNWLILLLRLAAFCFALASSIFTVTNSRGPSSPHWYDFEALRYVFAANAMVALYSLSESGASVWEILKNATLFPEAFQLWFDFSHDQVFAYILMSAVSAGTALARTLKGSDTCTVSSAFCIQSDIAIALGFAAFLFLAFSSLLSGFRVVCFLINGSRFPH; from the exons ATGCGATCTCCGCACCACCACTCCCCTCGCAACGGCGACGCCACGCCGcctccccaccaccaccaccaccggcaGTACCAGTCCACGGTGTCCGTGCAGAAGCTCCGTCGGTTCAACTGGCTGATCCTGCTGCTGCGGCTCGCCGCCTTCTGCTTCGCCCTCGCCTCCTCCATCTTCACCGTCACCAACTCCCGCGGCCCTTCCTCCCCGCACTGGTACGACTTCGAGGCTCTCAG ATACGTGTTCGCGGCGAACGCGATGGTGGCGCTGTACTCGCTGTCGGAGTCGGGAGCTTCGGTGTGGGAGATACTGAAGAACGCCACATTGTTCCCGGAAGCCTTCCAACTCTGGTTCGATTTTAGCCACGACCAG GTGTTCGCGTACATACTGATGTCGGCGGTATCGGCTGGGACGGCACTGGCGAGGACGCTGAAGGGATCGGACACGTGTACGGTTTCTAGCGCCTTCTGCATCCAATCGGACATCGCCATCGCCCTTGGATTTGCGGCCTTCCTCTTCCTCGCCTTCTCCTCGCTCCTCTCCGGCTTCCGCGTCGTCTGTTTCCTCATCAACGGCTCTCGTTTTCCCCACTAG